In a single window of the Nitrospinota bacterium genome:
- a CDS encoding HNH endonuclease: MKTRNGKFVRPRTDDRPTAGEEKFRIEKAKARKLRKSQWWLQKLQNGVCHYCGGKFETEELTMDHIVPISRGGKSAKGNIVISCKTCNSNKKYYTPAELILRDDLGKDVRF, translated from the coding sequence ATGAAAACCAGAAATGGAAAATTCGTAAGGCCCCGTACCGATGATCGCCCAACGGCGGGTGAGGAAAAATTCAGAATAGAAAAAGCCAAGGCCCGTAAATTACGGAAGTCGCAATGGTGGTTGCAGAAGCTCCAGAATGGAGTCTGTCATTATTGTGGGGGCAAGTTCGAGACCGAGGAATTGACCATGGACCACATCGTCCCTATTTCGCGTGGGGGCAAAAGCGCCAAAGGGAATATTGTCATCTCCTGTAAAACCTGCAACTCCAACAAAAAGTATTACACGCCGGCGGAACTCATCCTCCGCGATGATCTGGGAAAAGACGTCCGTTTTTGA
- a CDS encoding DUF1566 domain-containing protein: MTERFTDNENGTITDTRTGLMWQETYAYPETGNYINWYDANEYIHGLNEKNLGGYSDWRLPDRLEIQSLYELRKTFKSRGKTFILHIDPVFEFSYGSCFWTRKTRLSAALGFEFDIGDMHWYPQGSISGSVRAVRGVLNPKVMVDPAWIELQES; this comes from the coding sequence ATGACTGAGCGGTTTACAGATAATGAGAATGGCACCATTACCGACACCCGGACCGGGCTCATGTGGCAGGAAACCTATGCCTATCCGGAAACGGGGAATTACATCAACTGGTACGATGCGAATGAGTATATCCACGGCCTGAACGAGAAAAATCTGGGCGGTTATTCGGACTGGCGATTACCGGATCGGCTGGAAATCCAGAGTTTGTATGAGTTAAGAAAAACCTTTAAGTCGCGGGGAAAAACCTTTATTCTGCATATAGATCCGGTGTTTGAATTCAGTTACGGGAGTTGTTTCTGGACCCGCAAGACCCGGCTGTCCGCCGCTTTGGGCTTTGAGTTTGATATTGGCGACATGCACTGGTATCCTCAGGGGAGTATTTCCGGATCGGTTCGTGCGGTGAGGGGAGTCCTGAATCCAAAAGTGATGGTTGATCCGGCATGGATCGAATTACAGGAGAGTTGA
- a CDS encoding HAD family hydrolase — MVNIFKNIFSKTPRSQPKSLNWTGTNPKNLLFISDLDGTLLSSSGTLSQDSIQRLNRLIDRGLKFTIATARNYDSAHPILKGLNLKIPTILFNGVYLTDFNTGQNVFLADFITKEVVKDLLQIVTPLGLHPFIYSYLSNGNEHRVSYREATNPGAKTYLTSLDGDGRLRKVDNYEFANDERVSGFLLIDNKKTLKPVYQALKKKYPDDISFYFAEDVSLKNFYWLQAYHQEANKANMIKILARYLKHPLKNTVVFGDYVNDLGMFKIAGRAIAVSNALPEVKRAAHEIIGSNDSCAVINYLESLDFS; from the coding sequence ATGGTAAATATTTTTAAAAATATATTCTCAAAAACACCCCGATCCCAGCCGAAAAGTTTGAACTGGACAGGAACCAATCCTAAGAACTTGTTGTTTATTTCGGATCTGGACGGTACTTTGCTTTCGTCCTCTGGAACTCTTTCCCAGGATTCCATTCAACGGCTCAATCGCCTGATAGACCGAGGTCTCAAGTTTACCATTGCCACGGCTCGGAATTATGACTCCGCCCATCCCATCCTCAAAGGATTGAATCTAAAAATTCCAACCATTCTGTTCAATGGCGTATACCTCACCGATTTCAACACCGGTCAGAATGTTTTTCTCGCCGACTTTATCACCAAAGAAGTCGTGAAAGATTTATTGCAAATAGTGACCCCCTTGGGCCTCCACCCTTTTATCTATTCCTATTTATCCAACGGTAACGAACATCGCGTATCTTACCGTGAAGCAACCAATCCCGGAGCAAAAACCTACCTCACCAGCCTGGACGGGGATGGAAGACTGCGTAAGGTGGATAATTATGAATTTGCCAACGATGAGAGAGTGTCCGGGTTTCTTTTGATCGATAACAAAAAAACACTCAAACCTGTTTATCAGGCCTTAAAAAAGAAATATCCTGATGACATCAGTTTTTATTTTGCGGAAGATGTTTCTCTCAAAAATTTTTACTGGCTACAAGCCTATCATCAGGAAGCCAACAAGGCGAATATGATAAAGATATTGGCACGGTATTTAAAACATCCTCTGAAAAATACTGTTGTCTTTGGAGATTATGTGAACGACCTCGGTATGTTTAAAATTGCCGGGCGGGCCATTGCCGTTTCCAATGCGCTTCCGGAAGTCAAACGGGCCGCGCATGAAATCATCGGCAGTAACGACAGTTGCGCCGTTATCAACTATCTGGAATCGCTGGATTTTTCCTGA
- a CDS encoding peptidylprolyl isomerase — translation MSEDKFPKESEKTIYERDKTAKEPVQPSDAPKPTIKPIIKPKKVFVAKKQVLKTDKPMEHRVRHIRLSSLEAAQLVRQTLIDFQKELADQPTEDPDKEFHDREKLEKFFVTLSKKYSSCTTKQLGGELGWIYKGMKITDAIMTQSLVDIIMNTEKYTLPEPVKTRLGIHLLLVCESQIHVPKEKGDSENKP, via the coding sequence ATGTCAGAAGACAAATTTCCTAAGGAATCAGAAAAAACCATTTACGAAAGAGACAAAACCGCTAAAGAACCAGTGCAACCTTCGGATGCTCCAAAACCAACCATCAAGCCAATCATCAAACCAAAGAAGGTTTTTGTCGCCAAAAAGCAAGTCCTGAAAACCGATAAACCTATGGAACACCGGGTCCGCCATATCAGGCTGTCTTCATTGGAAGCCGCCCAATTGGTCCGGCAAACCCTCATTGACTTCCAAAAAGAACTGGCCGACCAGCCCACGGAGGACCCGGATAAAGAGTTCCACGATCGGGAAAAACTGGAAAAGTTTTTTGTCACGCTGTCTAAAAAATACAGCAGTTGCACGACGAAGCAACTGGGCGGCGAGCTGGGCTGGATTTATAAAGGAATGAAGATCACCGATGCTATCATGACTCAGAGTTTGGTCGATATCATCATGAATACCGAAAAATACACCCTCCCGGAACCCGTCAAAACCAGATTAGGCATCCACCTGCTTCTCGTTTGTGAGAGCCAGATTCACGTTCCCAAAGAAAAAGGCGATTCCGAAAACAAGCCTTAA
- a CDS encoding DUF547 domain-containing protein has protein sequence MLLKNRVRLWMQGVVVLSWFLCHISLAAAFDFSDWDALVKKHVKTTTIDGVTLNAIAYKDLKEDPGFKRVVDGLKTASFDGLKIQEEKLSFWINVYNILAAKVVVDNYPVKSINDVGSIFKKVWKRPAGVVAGEERTLDEVEHQILRKMGDPRIHVAIVCASVSCPDIRMEAYTAEKLNEQLDDQMRKFLENKEKGLRVDKKKKRIYLSAIFKWFKEDFDSQGGVISFVSQYVSPSEKKDFQEFGRNLKYLDYNWDLNKL, from the coding sequence ATGTTGTTAAAAAATAGGGTGCGATTATGGATGCAGGGCGTGGTGGTTTTGTCGTGGTTTCTTTGCCATATTTCTTTAGCGGCGGCGTTTGATTTTTCAGATTGGGATGCGCTGGTAAAAAAACATGTGAAGACGACAACAATTGATGGGGTGACGCTGAATGCCATCGCTTATAAGGATTTGAAGGAAGACCCTGGGTTCAAAAGGGTGGTGGATGGGTTGAAAACCGCTTCGTTTGATGGTTTAAAGATTCAGGAAGAAAAATTGTCCTTCTGGATCAATGTATACAATATTCTGGCGGCGAAAGTCGTGGTGGACAATTATCCGGTCAAGAGCATCAATGATGTAGGCAGTATTTTCAAAAAAGTCTGGAAACGCCCGGCTGGTGTGGTGGCGGGTGAAGAACGCACCCTGGATGAAGTGGAGCATCAAATCCTCCGGAAAATGGGGGATCCCAGAATCCATGTTGCCATTGTCTGTGCGTCCGTCAGTTGCCCGGATATCAGGATGGAAGCATACACAGCTGAGAAGCTCAACGAGCAATTGGACGATCAGATGCGAAAATTTCTTGAAAATAAGGAAAAAGGGCTGAGGGTCGATAAAAAGAAAAAGAGAATCTATCTGTCTGCAATTTTCAAATGGTTTAAGGAAGACTTTGACTCTCAGGGCGGGGTGATATCTTTTGTCAGCCAGTATGTTTCGCCTTCCGAGAAGAAGGATTTTCAGGAATTCGGCAGAAATTTAAAATACCTGGATTACAACTGGGATTTGAACAAATTGTAG
- the ftsZ gene encoding cell division protein FtsZ: MIEFDNNVEYSANIKVVGVGGGGTNAVTSMVRDNIRGVEFSVANTDIQSLESCKCADKIQIGIELTRGLGAGSNPDVGKRAAEESENQIRDTLHGADMVFITAGMGGGTGTGAAPIIARIAREIGALTVGVVTKPFHFEGRKRAKQAEEGLLELKNAVDTLIVIPNQKLLSFVGKQTSFTGAFGLVDDVLKQAVCSISDLIVVPGLINLDFADVKAIMGNMGKALMGSGTAEGENRAVEAAQKAISSPLLDEASVDGARGILINITGGEDLGLLEVNEASMLIQENAHEDAHIIFGAVIDPDMHGKMRVTVIATGFDENKEQKSKPRLVPVEAQLHDEGRRDGTTNQTHTQLKTLVSAIKQENPEFDSMPVNFDIPTFLRKHAD; encoded by the coding sequence TTGATCGAATTTGATAACAATGTCGAATACTCGGCTAATATAAAAGTGGTGGGTGTCGGCGGTGGAGGAACCAACGCGGTGACCTCTATGGTTAGAGATAATATCCGTGGTGTGGAGTTCAGTGTCGCCAATACCGACATACAGTCACTGGAATCCTGTAAATGCGCTGATAAAATCCAGATTGGCATAGAACTTACCCGAGGGCTGGGAGCAGGCTCCAATCCGGATGTGGGAAAACGGGCGGCTGAAGAAAGCGAAAACCAGATTCGCGACACTCTGCATGGCGCAGATATGGTATTCATCACTGCGGGCATGGGTGGCGGAACGGGAACGGGTGCGGCTCCCATAATTGCCCGAATTGCCAGGGAAATTGGCGCTTTGACGGTGGGAGTGGTGACCAAGCCATTCCACTTCGAAGGCAGGAAACGCGCCAAGCAAGCTGAGGAGGGACTCCTGGAGTTAAAAAATGCAGTGGATACCCTGATCGTTATTCCCAATCAAAAACTGCTCAGTTTTGTGGGCAAACAGACTTCTTTTACCGGCGCCTTCGGTTTGGTCGATGATGTCCTCAAACAGGCAGTGTGCAGTATATCCGACCTCATTGTGGTTCCGGGGTTGATCAACCTGGACTTTGCAGATGTTAAAGCCATTATGGGCAACATGGGCAAAGCCCTCATGGGAAGCGGCACGGCGGAGGGAGAAAACAGGGCCGTGGAAGCGGCTCAAAAAGCCATTTCCAGCCCGCTGCTGGACGAAGCATCCGTCGATGGGGCACGGGGAATCCTCATCAATATCACCGGCGGCGAAGACCTGGGATTGCTGGAGGTGAATGAAGCCTCCATGCTGATTCAGGAAAACGCCCATGAGGATGCCCATATCATCTTCGGAGCCGTCATCGATCCTGATATGCATGGCAAGATGCGAGTGACTGTCATTGCTACCGGGTTTGACGAAAATAAAGAGCAAAAATCAAAGCCGCGCCTGGTGCCAGTGGAGGCTCAGTTACATGATGAAGGCCGCAGAGATGGCACCACCAATCAAACCCATACCCAGTTAAAGACCCTGGTTTCTGCAATTAAACAAGAAAACCCGGAATTTGACTCAATGCCGGTGAATTTCGATATTCCAACTTTTTTAAGAAAACACGCGGACTGA